The following are encoded together in the Mesoterricola sediminis genome:
- a CDS encoding HD domain-containing phosphohydrolase, giving the protein MPSRVLFVDDDPLILTALARAFRKRFDLTTATSGREALDLIRTAPPFAVLVADMRMPGMDGVELLQEVKVLSPDTTRIMLTGQGDQLTAIEAVNSGSVFRFLTKPCDLGALGDMVEAGAHQYDLVTSGRELLEQTLSASIQMLVDLLSSFDPHAFGQAEQVRDLALRVATILGIPSPWDLGLAALLSPVGRMALPRTLQAREAAGEPLTAEERLLLADVPDESARLVGAIPRLAPVARIIRGSKRDLLGDAAREAPLEARILHAVADYVEEVRQRRNPAAVLGKLRLAEGAYDPHVLAALERVVEGRGPAEEGGRQALPVWGLQPGMCLVEDLVTLEGALVLSAGTRLSPVHLERLRSVAAVSRLPEPVLVTG; this is encoded by the coding sequence ATGCCATCTAGGGTCCTGTTCGTCGACGACGATCCGCTCATCCTGACGGCCCTCGCCCGGGCCTTCCGGAAGCGCTTCGACCTGACGACGGCCACCTCGGGCCGCGAGGCCCTGGACCTCATCCGCACCGCGCCGCCCTTCGCCGTGCTCGTCGCCGACATGCGCATGCCCGGCATGGACGGGGTGGAGCTCCTCCAGGAAGTGAAGGTGCTCTCGCCCGACACCACCCGCATCATGCTCACGGGCCAGGGCGACCAGCTCACCGCCATCGAGGCCGTGAACAGCGGCAGCGTGTTCCGCTTCCTCACCAAGCCCTGCGACCTGGGCGCCCTCGGCGACATGGTGGAGGCCGGCGCGCACCAGTACGACCTGGTCACCTCCGGGCGGGAGCTCCTGGAGCAGACGCTGTCGGCCAGCATCCAGATGCTCGTGGACCTCCTGTCGAGCTTCGACCCCCACGCCTTCGGCCAGGCCGAGCAGGTGCGGGACCTGGCCCTGCGGGTGGCCACGATCCTCGGCATCCCTTCGCCCTGGGACCTCGGCCTCGCGGCCCTCCTGTCCCCCGTGGGCCGCATGGCCCTCCCCCGGACGCTGCAGGCCCGGGAGGCCGCCGGCGAGCCCCTGACCGCGGAGGAGCGCCTCCTCCTGGCCGACGTGCCCGACGAAAGCGCCCGCCTCGTGGGGGCCATTCCCCGCCTGGCCCCGGTGGCGCGGATCATCCGCGGCTCGAAGCGGGACCTCCTGGGGGACGCCGCCCGCGAGGCGCCGCTGGAAGCGCGGATCCTCCACGCGGTGGCGGACTACGTGGAGGAGGTCCGCCAGCGCAGGAACCCCGCCGCCGTCCTCGGCAAGCTCCGCCTCGCCGAGGGGGCCTACGATCCCCACGTCCTCGCCGCCCTGGAGCGGGTGGTGGAGGGCCGGGGCCCCGCGGAGGAGGGCGGCCGGCAGGCCCTCCCCGTCTGGGGGCTGCAGCCCGGCATGTGCCTGGTGGAGGACCTCGTCACCCTGGAGGGCGCCCTGGTCCTCTCCGCCGGCACGCGCCTGAGCCCCGTGCACCTGGAGCGCCTGCGCAGCGTGGCCGCCGTGTCCCGCCTGCCCGAACCGGTGCTCGTGACGGGGTGA
- a CDS encoding PAS domain-containing protein — protein sequence METRDLTSAPSLPTDLLATALRILPRPILAVAGDGRVILCNEAAVSLLGCAGPGDLLGRPLPRGLEDVNLPGPRTVWTAGGLGLAVDLEAMPLGDGTLLILADASERRRRAEASAGPRVASLQGLVQGLAQEMHTPVQFLGINLGFLRHAFGRFERGLEAVQAAACDLPEHRRVILARMEEDLDLAFLRAEVPSVLGECLEGLAKVAQAAAALKHLAGAGSPASADPWEGSIHAI from the coding sequence ATGGAGACTCGAGATCTGACCAGCGCGCCCAGCCTGCCCACCGACCTTCTGGCGACGGCCCTCCGCATCCTGCCCCGCCCGATCCTCGCGGTGGCGGGGGACGGCCGCGTGATCCTCTGCAACGAGGCGGCGGTGTCCCTGCTGGGCTGCGCCGGGCCCGGGGACCTCCTGGGCCGTCCCCTGCCCCGGGGCCTGGAGGACGTGAACCTGCCCGGACCCCGGACCGTGTGGACCGCCGGCGGCCTGGGATTGGCTGTGGACCTGGAGGCCATGCCCCTGGGGGACGGGACCCTGCTGATCCTGGCCGACGCCTCGGAGCGGCGGCGGCGCGCCGAGGCCAGCGCGGGACCCCGCGTGGCCTCCCTCCAGGGGCTGGTCCAGGGCCTCGCCCAGGAGATGCACACCCCGGTCCAGTTCCTGGGCATCAACCTGGGCTTCCTGCGCCACGCCTTCGGCCGCTTCGAACGGGGCCTGGAGGCGGTCCAGGCCGCCGCCTGCGATCTGCCCGAGCACCGCCGGGTCATCCTCGCCCGCATGGAGGAGGACCTGGATCTGGCCTTCCTGCGGGCCGAGGTCCCCTCCGTCCTGGGGGAGTGCCTGGAGGGGCTGGCCAAGGTGGCCCAGGCGGCCGCCGCCCTGAAGCACCTGGCCGGCGCCGGTTCCCCGGCGTCGGCGGACCCATGGGAGGGGTCGATCCATGCCATCTAG
- a CDS encoding response regulator transcription factor — MRILIVDDEPMLLLSLQRTFRVEQPDWDVVLARSGAEALEQLRLQPYDVLVTDILMPGMDGMALLGEVRRDPKLTDTTVIFMTAKDDRDSMRAGMTAGADDYLTKPFTPAELLAAITGRLRRKDLVPVLSQEARASREQVRTLLTERETEILAQIGRGLVTKEIAAELGISPRTVDVHRTNLMRKLGLHNATALARLAIKAELV, encoded by the coding sequence ATGCGCATCCTCATTGTCGACGACGAGCCCATGCTTCTCCTGTCCCTCCAGCGGACCTTCCGCGTGGAGCAGCCGGACTGGGACGTGGTCCTGGCCCGGAGCGGCGCCGAGGCCCTCGAACAGCTGCGCCTCCAGCCCTACGACGTGCTGGTGACGGACATCCTCATGCCCGGGATGGACGGCATGGCCCTCCTCGGGGAGGTCCGCCGGGACCCCAAGCTCACGGACACCACCGTGATCTTCATGACGGCCAAGGACGACCGGGACAGCATGCGGGCCGGGATGACGGCCGGGGCCGACGACTACCTGACCAAGCCCTTCACCCCCGCCGAGCTCCTGGCCGCCATCACGGGCCGCCTCCGCCGCAAGGACCTGGTGCCCGTGCTCTCCCAGGAGGCCCGGGCCTCCCGGGAACAGGTGCGCACCCTCCTCACGGAGCGGGAGACGGAGATCCTGGCCCAGATCGGGCGGGGCCTGGTCACCAAGGAGATCGCCGCCGAGCTGGGCATCAGCCCCCGCACGGTGGACGTCCATCGCACGAACCTCATGCGCAAGCTGGGCCTGCACAACGCGACGGCGCTCGCTCGCTTGGCGATCAAGGCCGAGCTGGTCTGA
- the amaB gene encoding L-piperidine-6-carboxylate dehydrogenase: MPTTVERALEALGLTDLNPGGFAGSWMGGGRPQQVVSPVDGQPLASVENVDRDAFEAILARCSEAFLVWRRVPAPKRGEVVKELGLELARNKEALADLVTLEMGKTRREALGEVQEMIDICDFAVGLSRQLYGLTMPSERGRHRIQEQWHPLGVVGVITAFNFPVAVWSWNTAIALVCGDTVLWKPSSRTPLTAVACTRLAERVLRRMGYDPAVCSLVIGRGSEIGDLINTDPRVALVSYTGSVPGGRHVGRLVQERFGRHILELGGNGAVIVSEKGDLDTALRAVYFGAIGTAGQRCTSTRRVIIHASIYDTFVARLQDLYGRTPIGDPRDDKQLMGPLVDAGAVDTMMAAIEAVKAQGGSIRCGGERLDLPGGCYVTPCLAEVRPSMPIVREETFAPVLYLMRYETIEEAIRIQNDVPQGLSSAIITNDLREAELFTSPEGSDCGLANVNTGTSGAEIGGAFGGEKETGGGRESGSDAWKAYMRRQTSAINYSGGVELAQGIVLEI; this comes from the coding sequence ATGCCCACGACCGTCGAACGCGCACTGGAAGCCCTGGGGCTCACCGATCTGAACCCGGGCGGGTTCGCGGGCTCCTGGATGGGGGGCGGCCGGCCCCAGCAGGTGGTGTCCCCGGTGGACGGCCAGCCCCTGGCCTCCGTGGAGAACGTGGACCGCGACGCCTTCGAGGCCATCCTGGCCCGCTGCTCCGAGGCCTTCCTGGTCTGGCGCCGGGTGCCCGCCCCGAAGCGGGGCGAGGTGGTCAAGGAGCTGGGCCTGGAACTGGCCCGCAACAAGGAGGCCCTGGCCGACCTGGTGACCCTGGAGATGGGCAAGACCCGGCGGGAGGCCCTGGGCGAGGTCCAGGAGATGATCGACATCTGCGATTTCGCGGTGGGCCTGTCCCGGCAGCTCTACGGCCTGACCATGCCCAGCGAGCGCGGCCGGCACCGGATCCAGGAGCAGTGGCACCCCCTGGGCGTGGTCGGGGTGATCACGGCCTTCAACTTCCCCGTGGCCGTCTGGAGCTGGAACACCGCCATCGCCCTGGTCTGCGGCGACACCGTGCTGTGGAAGCCCTCCAGCCGGACCCCCCTGACCGCCGTCGCCTGCACCCGCCTCGCCGAGCGCGTCCTGCGCCGTATGGGCTACGATCCCGCGGTGTGCAGCCTCGTGATCGGGCGCGGCTCCGAGATCGGCGACCTCATCAACACCGACCCTCGCGTCGCCCTGGTGTCGTACACGGGCTCCGTTCCGGGCGGCCGCCACGTGGGGCGCCTCGTCCAGGAGCGCTTCGGGCGCCACATCCTGGAACTGGGCGGCAACGGGGCCGTCATCGTCAGCGAGAAGGGGGACCTGGACACCGCCCTCCGCGCCGTCTACTTCGGCGCCATCGGCACCGCCGGCCAGCGCTGCACCTCCACCCGCCGCGTGATCATCCACGCCTCCATCTATGACACTTTCGTCGCGCGGCTCCAGGACCTGTACGGCCGCACCCCCATCGGCGACCCGCGGGATGACAAACAACTCATGGGCCCCCTGGTGGACGCCGGGGCGGTGGACACCATGATGGCCGCCATCGAGGCCGTGAAGGCCCAGGGCGGGTCCATCCGGTGCGGCGGCGAACGCCTGGATCTGCCGGGCGGCTGCTACGTGACCCCCTGCCTGGCCGAGGTCCGGCCCAGCATGCCCATCGTCCGGGAGGAAACCTTCGCGCCGGTGCTCTATCTGATGCGCTACGAGACGATCGAGGAGGCCATCCGCATCCAGAACGACGTGCCCCAGGGCCTCTCCAGCGCCATCATCACCAACGACCTCCGGGAGGCCGAGCTCTTCACCTCGCCGGAGGGCAGCGACTGCGGGCTGGCCAATGTCAACACCGGCACCAGCGGCGCGGAGATCGGCGGCGCCTTCGGCGGCGAGAAGGAGACCGGTGGCGGGCGGGAGAGCGGGTCCGACGCCTGGAAGGCCTACATGCGCCGCCAGACCTCCGCTATCAATTACTCAGGAGGCGTCGAGCTGGCCCAGGGCATCGTGCTCGAGATCTGA
- a CDS encoding LysR family transcriptional regulator, translating into MARHLDLYQLKAFHALGTAGSFTRAAERLNLTQSAVSHAVAKLEASAGLPLVDRSTRELRLTEEGRRLFQACEEVFATLEAAAEDLAPPSARGRIRLGATLEFGSSILMRHIRPFLEAHPHIEVDFHLAEDLLAPLLRDELDIAIDCREHAGPGLQRLPWFVETYVAAASPAFLATRPIASPMDLAGCPVLSLDKGGAWWNRLLSALPPGQRPELGRIIAVNQVRAMINAAAEGLGLLLAPAYAVLGELERGDLVPLLPGVRPREDRFAIYQKRRRAALGRHRLLTEFLLTLAPPEF; encoded by the coding sequence ATGGCGCGGCACCTGGACCTCTACCAACTCAAGGCCTTCCATGCCCTCGGCACGGCGGGGAGCTTCACCCGGGCGGCCGAGCGACTGAACCTCACCCAGTCCGCCGTGAGCCACGCCGTGGCGAAGCTCGAGGCCTCGGCCGGCCTGCCCCTGGTGGACCGCAGCACCCGGGAGCTCCGGCTCACGGAGGAGGGGCGCCGGCTCTTCCAGGCCTGCGAGGAGGTCTTCGCCACGCTGGAGGCCGCCGCCGAGGACCTGGCGCCCCCGTCCGCCCGGGGGCGCATCCGCCTCGGCGCCACCCTGGAGTTCGGCAGCAGCATCCTCATGCGCCACATCCGCCCCTTCCTGGAGGCCCACCCGCACATCGAGGTGGACTTCCACCTGGCGGAGGACCTCCTGGCCCCCCTGCTCCGGGACGAGCTGGACATCGCCATCGACTGCCGGGAGCACGCCGGCCCGGGCCTCCAGCGCCTGCCCTGGTTCGTGGAGACCTACGTGGCGGCGGCCTCCCCGGCCTTCCTCGCCACCCGGCCCATCGCCTCCCCCATGGACCTGGCGGGGTGCCCCGTCCTCTCCCTGGACAAGGGCGGGGCCTGGTGGAACCGCCTCCTCTCGGCCCTCCCCCCCGGCCAGCGCCCGGAGCTGGGCCGGATCATCGCCGTCAACCAGGTGCGGGCCATGATCAACGCGGCCGCGGAGGGCCTCGGCCTGCTGCTGGCCCCCGCCTACGCGGTGCTGGGGGAGCTGGAGCGGGGCGACCTGGTGCCCCTCCTTCCCGGGGTCCGCCCGCGGGAGGACCGGTTCGCCATCTACCAGAAGCGCCGCCGCGCCGCCCTGGGCCGCCACCGCCTCCTCACCGAGTTCCTGCTCACCCTGGCCCCGCCCGAATTCTGA
- a CDS encoding sensor domain-containing diguanylate cyclase: protein MNILRKAAVRTAILSRTRRDFHMDALRELVEPVSADPTELFEKGLRLLVKQLETDRAVIVRITDLGYETLWWATKDGSDLDLSTFDPNKNFCPQVVEHAPRTLVIRDAKQDNELQTHTAFQDMSVRSYIGVPLRRGDQVIGVLSVQGSRPKKFSRNDIILVSMVANLMSSAMEIELLKQELHMTREALDLTMSVVEDSALEAATTRLPSRRYMDIWLKAYLFMARRRSEPLALVMWQVRPGREARKALREISDQARGEDLLVDLGKDIYLLLLPRTRAEGAQFLVNRVLTKFGQVPVGVAVWDPTDTEDREDLAIRGAIRRAQESMREALSQGA, encoded by the coding sequence ATGAACATCCTCAGGAAAGCCGCCGTCAGGACCGCCATCCTGTCCAGGACCCGGCGCGACTTTCACATGGACGCCCTCCGGGAGCTGGTGGAGCCGGTCTCGGCCGACCCCACCGAGCTGTTCGAGAAGGGGCTCCGGCTGCTGGTGAAGCAGCTCGAGACCGACCGCGCCGTCATCGTGCGCATCACCGACCTGGGCTACGAGACCCTGTGGTGGGCCACCAAGGACGGCTCGGACCTGGACCTCTCCACCTTCGACCCCAACAAGAACTTCTGCCCCCAGGTGGTCGAGCACGCCCCGCGCACCCTGGTCATCCGGGACGCCAAGCAGGACAACGAGCTCCAGACCCACACCGCCTTCCAGGACATGTCGGTGCGCTCCTACATCGGCGTGCCCCTCCGGCGCGGCGACCAGGTCATCGGCGTCCTGAGCGTCCAGGGCAGCCGTCCCAAGAAGTTCAGCCGCAACGACATCATCCTCGTGAGCATGGTGGCCAACCTCATGAGCAGCGCCATGGAGATCGAGCTCCTCAAGCAGGAGCTCCACATGACGCGGGAGGCCCTGGACCTCACCATGTCCGTGGTGGAGGACAGCGCCCTGGAGGCGGCGACGACCCGCCTGCCCAGCCGGCGCTACATGGACATCTGGCTCAAGGCCTACCTGTTCATGGCCCGCCGCCGCTCCGAGCCCCTGGCCCTCGTCATGTGGCAGGTCCGGCCCGGCCGGGAAGCCCGGAAGGCCCTGCGCGAGATCTCCGACCAGGCCCGGGGCGAGGACCTGCTCGTGGACCTGGGCAAGGACATCTACCTCCTGCTCCTGCCCCGCACCCGCGCCGAGGGCGCCCAGTTCCTGGTCAACCGCGTCCTCACCAAGTTCGGGCAGGTCCCCGTGGGCGTCGCGGTCTGGGATCCCACCGACACCGAGGACCGCGAGGACCTGGCCATCCGGGGCGCCATCCGCCGGGCCCAGGAGAGCATGCGCGAGGCCCTGAGCCAGGGGGCCTGA
- a CDS encoding aminotransferase class V-fold PLP-dependent enzyme — MTTTAAPSPFQAETPANGLMYLDNGATSFPKPPEVYAFMDSFYRSYGVNPGRSGFDLCIEAGSMLDNTRKLMTEFFGGTDPNRLVFGYNSTDALNLAIFGTIGEGDHVVSTHIEHNATLRPLWHLSERGTQVDWVDFDARGYVDPAEIIGRLRKDTRAVVMNHGSNVLGTVQDAAAVGRACRERGILFILDVSQTAGMVPVKMDELNADIVCFTGHKSLMGPMGIGGMYVREGVEVRHTRAGGTGVRSAQRHHLDEYPWRMEYGTPNLPGVAGLNAGVKWVMSHGLDAIHGHEMALWRRLRNGLAAIEGVTLYCQEDCGLPRISVLTFNVDGLEAADTGTMLDVDYNIACRTGLHCTPMVHEHLGTDKLHGAVRFGIGPFNTEEHIDRAILGVSEIAAMQRKRQR, encoded by the coding sequence ATGACCACCACCGCAGCGCCTTCCCCCTTCCAGGCCGAGACCCCGGCCAACGGCCTGATGTACCTGGACAACGGGGCCACGTCCTTCCCCAAGCCCCCCGAGGTGTACGCCTTCATGGACAGCTTCTACCGCAGCTACGGCGTGAACCCGGGCCGCAGCGGGTTCGACCTGTGCATCGAGGCCGGCAGCATGCTGGACAACACCCGCAAGCTGATGACGGAGTTCTTCGGGGGGACGGATCCCAATCGCCTGGTCTTCGGCTACAACTCCACCGACGCGCTGAACCTGGCGATCTTCGGGACCATCGGCGAAGGCGACCACGTCGTCTCCACCCACATCGAGCACAACGCGACCCTGCGGCCCCTGTGGCACCTCTCCGAGCGCGGCACCCAGGTCGACTGGGTCGATTTCGACGCGCGCGGCTACGTGGATCCCGCCGAGATCATCGGCCGCCTCCGCAAGGACACCCGCGCGGTGGTCATGAACCACGGCAGCAACGTCCTCGGCACCGTCCAGGACGCCGCGGCCGTGGGCCGGGCCTGCCGCGAGCGCGGCATCCTCTTCATCCTGGACGTGAGCCAGACCGCGGGCATGGTTCCCGTGAAGATGGACGAACTGAACGCCGACATCGTCTGCTTCACCGGCCACAAGAGCCTCATGGGCCCCATGGGCATCGGCGGCATGTACGTGCGCGAGGGCGTCGAGGTCCGCCACACCCGCGCGGGCGGCACCGGCGTGCGCAGCGCCCAGCGCCACCACTTGGACGAGTACCCCTGGCGCATGGAGTACGGCACGCCCAACCTGCCCGGCGTCGCCGGCCTGAACGCGGGCGTGAAGTGGGTCATGAGCCACGGCCTGGACGCCATCCACGGCCACGAGATGGCCCTGTGGCGGCGCCTCCGGAACGGCCTGGCGGCCATCGAGGGCGTGACCCTCTACTGCCAGGAGGACTGCGGCCTCCCCCGCATCAGCGTGCTGACCTTCAACGTGGACGGCCTCGAGGCCGCCGACACCGGCACGATGCTCGACGTGGACTACAACATCGCCTGCCGCACCGGCCTCCACTGCACGCCCATGGTCCACGAGCACCTGGGCACGGACAAGCTCCACGGCGCCGTCCGCTTCGGCATCGGCCCCTTCAACACCGAGGAGCACATCGACAGGGCGATCCTCGGGGTCTCCGAGATCGCCGCGATGCAGCGGAAGCGGCAGCGCTAG
- a CDS encoding (Fe-S)-binding protein: MDAVLDTQTGLQAFRDKLQEAGACHLEACVRCGLCAESCHYYLADPVPENIPAHKLARVADLYRRHCSPLGLLGLGRRLDEKAADDLVDAVFGRCSLCGRCSINCTVGINLPRAFRAARAALTAMGKVPRDLQGIVDLALASGNNMGITREDWLETVSWLEEELQAETGDPNARMPVDKQGARILFTVNPREPKFFPLSLQASAKVFWAAGEDWTLASEGWDLTNYGLFNCNDKEAGTITQALVDAMERLGCETLVIGECGHGFASARWEGPEWLGGTFPFKVRSFLEVMDEYVAEGRIQLDPERVSEPVTLHDPCNLVRHGGIREPQRRILRKAVKDFREMAPCGTENFCCGGGGGQLAMGAYKERRIGSGSVKARQVKATGARILCAPCHNCIDQLSELNKEYKLNVKIKSVAEIVADALVNPVPAGEP, translated from the coding sequence ATGGACGCCGTCCTCGACACCCAGACCGGCCTCCAGGCCTTCCGGGACAAGCTCCAGGAGGCGGGGGCCTGCCACCTGGAGGCCTGCGTCCGCTGCGGCCTCTGCGCGGAGAGCTGCCACTACTACCTGGCCGATCCCGTTCCCGAAAACATCCCCGCCCACAAGCTCGCGCGGGTCGCCGACCTGTACCGGCGCCACTGCTCCCCCCTCGGCCTCCTGGGCCTGGGGCGCAGGCTCGACGAGAAGGCCGCCGACGATCTGGTGGACGCGGTCTTCGGCCGATGCTCCCTCTGCGGCCGCTGCTCCATCAACTGCACGGTGGGCATCAACCTGCCCCGGGCCTTCCGCGCCGCCCGCGCCGCCCTGACGGCCATGGGCAAGGTGCCCAGGGACCTGCAGGGCATCGTGGACCTGGCCCTGGCCTCGGGCAACAACATGGGCATCACCCGAGAGGATTGGCTGGAGACCGTCTCCTGGCTGGAGGAGGAACTCCAGGCGGAGACCGGCGATCCCAACGCCCGCATGCCCGTGGACAAGCAGGGCGCCAGGATCCTCTTCACGGTGAATCCGCGGGAGCCCAAGTTCTTCCCCCTCTCCCTCCAGGCCAGCGCCAAGGTCTTCTGGGCGGCGGGCGAGGACTGGACCCTGGCCTCGGAGGGCTGGGACCTCACCAACTACGGCCTGTTCAACTGCAACGACAAGGAGGCCGGGACCATCACCCAGGCCCTCGTGGACGCCATGGAGCGCCTGGGCTGCGAAACGCTCGTCATCGGCGAGTGCGGCCACGGCTTCGCCAGCGCGCGCTGGGAGGGGCCCGAGTGGCTCGGCGGGACCTTCCCGTTCAAGGTCCGCAGCTTCCTCGAGGTGATGGATGAGTACGTGGCCGAGGGCCGGATCCAGCTGGACCCCGAACGGGTCTCCGAGCCCGTGACCCTGCACGACCCCTGCAACCTCGTCCGCCACGGGGGCATCCGCGAGCCCCAGCGCCGCATCCTGCGCAAGGCCGTCAAGGACTTCCGCGAGATGGCGCCCTGCGGCACGGAGAACTTCTGCTGCGGCGGCGGCGGCGGCCAGCTCGCGATGGGGGCCTACAAGGAGCGGCGCATCGGCTCCGGCTCCGTCAAGGCCCGCCAGGTGAAGGCCACCGGCGCCCGGATCCTCTGCGCGCCCTGCCACAACTGCATCGACCAGCTCTCGGAGCTGAACAAGGAATACAAACTCAACGTCAAGATCAAGTCGGTGGCCGAAATCGTCGCCGACGCCCTCGTCAACCCCGTTCCAGCAGGTGAACCATGA
- a CDS encoding TusE/DsrC/DsvC family sulfur relay protein produces the protein MPTVQCQGTAVELNEEGFLVDPQIWNDELAKALAAQEEGLTELTDQHWAVIRFIRGHFVENGTAPMVRVVCKGSGVPLKQIYDLFPSGPARGACKLAGLPKPDGCV, from the coding sequence ATGCCGACTGTCCAATGCCAAGGCACCGCGGTGGAGCTGAACGAGGAAGGGTTCCTCGTCGATCCCCAGATCTGGAACGATGAGCTGGCCAAGGCCCTCGCGGCCCAGGAGGAGGGCCTCACCGAACTGACCGACCAGCACTGGGCCGTGATCCGGTTCATCCGGGGCCACTTCGTCGAGAACGGCACCGCCCCCATGGTGCGGGTCGTGTGCAAGGGCTCGGGTGTGCCCCTCAAGCAGATCTACGATCTCTTCCCCAGCGGACCGGCCCGCGGGGCCTGTAAGCTCGCCGGCCTGCCCAAGCCCGACGGCTGCGTGTAA
- a CDS encoding aminotransferase-like domain-containing protein, which translates to MWVPQIQQSSQPAYLAIADAIGTAIRLGQLRPGDQLPTHRLMADLLGINVSTVTRAYREAARRRYLGGEVGRGTYVLGVASEAALFALQRKPIGGVIDLSANVPPVSPQDPDLAATLGRMDATDAARLLHYPSAGDALVHLDAASRWLRRRAVEAAPEDLLPCAGAQHAMDTAISLFPEAEEVACEALVYPGLKAAARHWKRRLQSLPMDGEGMLPSALEAAFRGGVRLAVVSPTLHNPTASTMSLERRRTLAAIARKWDAVLIEEDVYGLLEPGAPPALASLAPERVVYLTGLSKTVAPGLRLGYLAFPPGMRARAREAEHHTTWYVSPLTAALASRWMEDGTAWRRLQALRRELAARHRLCRGALAGMPWKGSPHCPHLWIPSPRGGSAAFAKRAAEAGVIVVPADVFSTGRQAQDGVRLSLGAATDRAALAEALYRIAALAHS; encoded by the coding sequence ATGTGGGTACCTCAGATCCAGCAGTCCTCCCAACCGGCCTACCTGGCGATCGCCGACGCCATCGGGACCGCCATCCGCCTGGGCCAGCTCCGGCCGGGGGACCAGCTCCCCACCCACCGCCTCATGGCGGATCTCCTGGGCATCAACGTCAGCACCGTCACCCGGGCCTACCGGGAAGCCGCCCGGCGGCGCTACCTGGGCGGGGAAGTGGGCCGGGGCACGTACGTCCTGGGCGTCGCCTCCGAGGCCGCCCTCTTCGCCCTGCAGCGCAAGCCCATCGGCGGCGTCATCGATCTCTCCGCCAACGTGCCCCCCGTCTCGCCCCAGGACCCGGACCTGGCGGCCACGCTCGGTCGTATGGACGCCACGGACGCTGCCCGTCTGCTCCATTACCCCTCCGCCGGGGACGCCCTCGTGCACCTGGACGCCGCCTCCCGCTGGCTGCGCCGCCGGGCCGTGGAGGCCGCCCCCGAGGACCTCCTGCCCTGCGCCGGGGCCCAGCACGCCATGGACACCGCCATCTCCCTCTTCCCCGAGGCCGAGGAGGTGGCCTGCGAGGCCCTGGTCTACCCCGGCCTCAAGGCGGCGGCCCGCCACTGGAAGCGGCGCCTCCAGTCCCTGCCCATGGACGGCGAGGGCATGCTCCCGTCGGCCCTCGAGGCCGCGTTCCGGGGCGGCGTCCGCCTCGCCGTGGTCTCCCCCACCCTGCACAACCCCACCGCCAGCACCATGAGCCTGGAGCGCCGGCGCACCCTCGCGGCCATCGCGCGGAAGTGGGACGCGGTCCTCATCGAGGAGGACGTGTACGGCCTCCTCGAGCCGGGCGCGCCCCCCGCCCTGGCTTCCCTCGCCCCCGAGCGCGTGGTCTACCTGACCGGCCTGTCCAAGACCGTGGCCCCGGGCCTCCGCCTGGGCTACCTGGCCTTCCCGCCGGGCATGCGCGCCCGGGCCCGGGAGGCCGAGCACCACACCACCTGGTACGTCTCGCCGCTCACCGCGGCCCTGGCCTCCCGCTGGATGGAGGACGGCACCGCCTGGCGCCGCCTCCAGGCCCTCCGCCGCGAACTCGCGGCCCGCCACCGCCTCTGCCGGGGCGCCCTCGCGGGCATGCCCTGGAAGGGCTCCCCCCACTGCCCCCACCTGTGGATCCCCTCCCCCCGGGGCGGCTCCGCGGCCTTCGCCAAGCGCGCCGCGGAGGCCGGCGTCATCGTCGTCCCCGCGGACGTGTTCTCCACGGGCCGGCAGGCCCAGGACGGCGTGCGCCTCTCCCTGGGCGCCGCCACGGACCGGGCCGCCCTCGCCGAGGCCCTGTACCGCATCGCGGCCCTGGCTCACTCGTAG